The segment atagatagatagatagatagatagatagatagatagatagatagatagatagatagatagatagatagatagatagatagatagatagacaggaAAGAggggatagatagatagatacagatagatagatagatagatagatagatagatagatagatagatagatagatagatagatagatagatagatagatagataaatagatagacagacagacagacagacagacagacagatagatagatatatatagatagatagatagatagatagatagatagatagatagatagatagatagatagatagatagatagatagatagatagatagatagataggtaggtagataaatagatagacagacagacagacagacagacagacagacagatagatagatagatagatagatagatagatagatagatagataaatagatagatacatatataGCAATAGATTTTCATTTCTTGTCCACCACTGTACTTGCCggcattgttattattttttaataactttcatTCTGTCtgctctataaatatttatcacaGTATTAGTCGCTATGtttacaaatgtataaaaatatgaacaaaaaaaaaaaataatttaattaacacaaaacaaaatttatttaactataattcaaataataatttatctctttcaacaacttttttatcTCTACGcgcaaattaaaacaaataatttcggTTTTTATTAACTGACTCaccttaattaaaaatattctttattaatgGGTGGGTAGTGCATATAGTGTTAGAAGTCATACGAGTTAGGTACCCTGACAAAGCCAGCGTGTGCTGGTAGCATACAGACATATAATGTTTTCTTATAACTATTATCTAAGAAAAACTCTTTTCTTACTTTTTGTAATCGGGTCTAGAATATTTTAGCCTACAGTTATATGCAAATATTCGCCTTGTTTacttttgcaaattatttataCTTTCAACTACATACTAGCAGAAGTGgaacaactacaacagcaacaagtgATTAAGATGCTAAAACTTTTAGAGTTAAATAGAATAAAGTTccattgtatttaataaatagtgGGAATTTCATTAGCATATGATTTTTTGCGAAAGcatttattagttatttttcaAGTGGTTTAAAAATGAGGTGAAATTTCACCGTTTTATCTTTGTTTACAGTTTgtcgatattttttttatctttatgaTGGCGAATTGTaggtgtaaattttgttttaatacaacATCAATCATAACTATATAATTGATAtcgtttatttgttaaaaattcgtttaaaattcaaaacagtaCAGTGGGAAagaaaatagatttaaatatttcaaattttattattcaattgTCATCAAACTCATTTTGATTGTCAGACAATAGTTGTTCAGTCTATATGTAGATcgatctatagtattgtctatataCTGATCAAAAAAGCCTTGATTATATACTGTTCTATCGTCTTCACtatttatagactgatctatagtcttaactctAGAATACTTTAtgatcttgactataaacttatCTGTTGTATTGATTATATGGATACTATGGATATGATTCTATGGACTCGACTTTATTTTCTTACATGAAGCTTGGCCAATATTGATTTACAGTGTGatttatagactgatcaatagctTTAAGTATAGACAGATCAAGACTGTAGATGAGAACTTCACTGATCTGTAGTCTTCACAATATACTGATGTATAGTCTTGACGCTAGACTAGACTCTTGAATGTAGTATAAACTGATCTTTAATAATAtctttagactgatctttagtctttACACTGATTAGTAGTACATATTGACAAAACACTgttctatagacttgaccatagacttgtactgttttagcaaaaaattaaacaacaagtgCTTTGAGTTtcgttataaaattgttatataattttgtttatcaaaAGTCTCTAGCAACTTTTAATTTATTCGGTTTGTTAAAAGATCAATTGTTAAATCTGCTTTTTTGTGACCCTTAAGTTGAGCAATTAATTTGACCTACATACAAACTAAAAACTAATGACagttttctacttttttgttaattttattctaaGGCGAAGAATTTTGATAGTTTTCTACTGTCTCAcacttaataaaatgtaattaaattaccACAAAGAATCAAAATCAAATATTGTAATATAGAAAGAAGCCTTAAAAGTGTTTCAAAAGTGTGACAAAACTTGACTACAAACCTTAAAATGcatttacaatttatatttatttattctaactTAAAGaacttaataattaaatttgtttttacttattttcagcctctttttaaaaatctctttcATAGTTTGGTTTTATTCTCTCATTTACACTCccaataatttgtttaacataaCGAATATTTCTTTGTGTGCCTTTAAGTGCTGTGTAGAgaagaagaacaacaaaaagaaaatgcagttttttcaagttttagcCACATTTACCCTTTTATCATTGTCCACACATAAATGTTTAGTAAACAGTAATTCCGCTCCAGGCGATAATAAAGCGGGCGGTAATCGTTTCAATACCCACCTAAGTGCAGTAGACAGTGGTGGTCAACCGCCAACGGCTAGCAATCATCCTAGATATCAGCACATACCACCACATCAGCAGCAACAGCcgcatcatcaacaacatcacgGTCAGCATCAGTATGCGGGtcatggtggtggtggtggacaCAATATGGTGGGTAGCGGCATACATCATCCCTCACATGGAGCTGTTATAGGTAGTCCGCATATTTATCATCCAGCTCCTAATAGTGGTCATGCTGAACATAAAAATACCTACAATCTATTAAGTGAGGCAATGTCTCAGGCTGTTAGCAATGAATTTAGTAAGTATTCGGAAACCTTTCACATttcttaaagtaatttttaattatttcttaacaaaactcTGCTTCAGGTTCTCTTGGCAGCGGTTCAGCGGATGGTGCATGTCATGCCGATGATCTTGATTGTTATAATGATCAAGATCGTTTGGGCATGGAGGCAATTAGAAGTTTACATCGTCAATTAGATGACGACGATAATGGCAATATTGATTTAAGTGAATCTGATGatgtaagttaaaattttttttatttcattctattgttattaatatacaatttacatttattgtttaattttttttacaattggtttgcatgttattttaataatgaacaaaaaaaaaaactgtaaaaaatggttttacttttataaatttgttattgtttgtaatttagtttttgcGTGAAGAACTTAAATACGATTCGGGTTATGAGAAACGTCAAAAAGCTTTCCATTTCAATGATGACATGCATATATCGGTTAAAGAATTGTGGGAGGCCTGGCTACGATCAGAGGTTGGTTAATGGTTTTTTAagctttgttattttaaatttattatgcaatttattgatagGTTCACAACTGGACTACCGAACAGACCACCGATTGGTTAGCTCAATCTGTACAACTTCCTCAATATGTGGATTTATTTAAGCAGCATAAGGTGTCGGGCGCAAGTTTGCCAAGGtatgaataaaagttttttttaaacgaactgaactagaactgatctagaactgaactagaactgaactagaactgaactagaactaaactagaactaaactagaactgaactagaactgaactagaactgaactagaactgaactagaactgaactagaactgaactagaactgaactagaactgaactagaactgaactagaactgaactagaactgaactagaactgaactagaactgaactagaactgaactagaactgaactagaactgaactagagctgaactagaaatgaaccagaactgatctagaactgagctaaaactgaactagaactgagctaaaactgaactagaaagcAGAtctgatttttatgtttttatggaaatattttgataattttccataaaaacagGATAAATATAGAATGCAGGTtgtatgagtgatatttataTTCATCATACGAATCGATGTCTTATAAATAAGATAACAGTCTTTGGACAACAGGTagtattttaatacaattttatttatttccactTTTAGATTAGCTGTTAATAATATGCATTATGTCAGCAATGTTTTGGGTATTAAAGATCccatacataaacaaaaaattgcctTAAAGGCCATGGATGTGGTCTTGTTTGGACCACCCAGAGGTATGAAATCCAATGTAAgataactaaagaaaaataaactaaaaattattttccttaaCAGAGACTGGAACTCGTTGGAAAGATTATATTTTAGTAACATTACTATTAAGTGCTATAATTGGTTGTTGGTATGCTTATcagcaaaataaaaatgctaaaaGACATTTAAGACGTATGGCTCAAGATATGGAAGGTTTGCAAAGAGCTGAACAAAGTTTGCAGGAAATGCAGAAGGTAtggactaatattttttattaaatttttagttttaatgcatttttccTTTAAGGAATTGGAACGTGCTCGTTTGGAGCAAGAGAATGTTGCTACTGAAAAAATGGACTTGGAAAGACGTCTCAAAGAAGTCCCCACTTTAACGTCCTCAAATTCAGATCTCGAAGTTCAACAGctcaaaaaagaaattgaaatgttACGCACTGAATTGTCTAGAGCAGAAATTGAATTAGTCGATAATTGTTGGGCACCACCGCCTCAATTGCAATCCTGGCTACAATACACCTATGAACTGGAgagtaaaaatcatttaaagaaaCGTGTTTCTGCTGAAAAACAATTACAATCAGCTCGTGAGGCTTGTGAGAAATTACGCAAGAAACGTTCAAGTTTAGTTGGTGCTTTCGTTTCGACTCATGGCAAAAGTATCGATGATGTAGATCGTTCGATTGTTGAAGCTCGAAATTCATTAGGAGAAGTTACGAATGAGTTGCAAGAACGTCTACACAGATGGAAACAAATTGAACAGTGTTTGGGTATGAATATTGTCAATAATAATGGTTTACCTTATTTGGAGAGTGTATTGTATGGTCGTAATGGCGGTGGTGGTAGTGGTTCTTCGGTTAAGAGTTCAAGAGGTgagaatttgttttgaaattttataagaaaactatttttaatgtaAGACTGTTTTACAATGAAAAACTAACTTTTTAATaggctttctaaagaaaacatgatcccttttttaaaagttttaaaattgaacTTTCTGTTGAAAACTTCATtatatgttttctatataaaatttgtacagTATAATTACTTGAGCGATCTGCTTTAATTCAATCATGATTTGTATTCCTTTACTTTACAGCACGCATTACCAGCAGCTCCGATGATTTAGATGACGAATCTGTTCAAGGTAagctaaattttgaaaatttttccttGATCTCGGCCGAGTAATCtaatgaaaaagaaacaaacaaaaaatcaacaaaattttctcATACAAACGaaactgaaatgaaaaaaaaaaatctctaaatgTTCCATGatcaaacaaaaagaaagaaaacattataaatGTTCAATAATCAACCATAAacgaaatgaaatgtttttgtcaaacaactaaattaaaaaaaaaaacataaatctaTCATAAAAAGGTTCTTTAAAATGCTGTGTTGTCTATCATAATATATttccgttttatttttatacataaataattatttctattattacTGTAATTTTAagtgcaattttatttaattttagtgtttattttaatgaaaacaaaaacttgttttatttgctttttacttatataaatttttcttccttttttttgttgttaaatgttCCCAGaatgtaatttagtttgttttctaAACTATTTACTATTTTCCTCctcttttgttaatttgttttatgtttataaaatttacaaccaAGACAtctttttttcccaaaattccTTTTATTTACTATTGTATTGTTCTttacaacaagaaaaattttattattcttattttaattttagcatcttttgaaataaacttttaattttattttttaaatatttatatagttctctttattttgttatttattgtgaTTTTGTACATAGTTAATTTCCCCTCCTTTTTATATATGCTAATGTATGCTCTTAATCCTTTCCGgtgctttttattttgaaatttattttagagaaattattgtgttatatttttgcatcatacaaatttttggatttgaacatttttttaaatataaaattttataattttttatttgtatattaatacAGCATtcaaatgtatatacattttcaaattgtatatGGGGTCAGTGATGTAGAAAATGTACGTGGTGAAATTAAGtggtattttgaaattttaagttttaaattagttttagttgaattctagttcagtgctagttcagttctagttcagttctacttcagttctagttcagttctagttcagttctagttcagttctagttcagttctagttcagttctagttcagttctagttcagttctagttcagttctagttcagttctagttcagttctagttcagttctagttcagttctagttcagttctagttcagttctagttcagttctagttcagttctagttcagttctagttcagttctagttcagttctagttcagttctagttcagttctagttcagttctagttcagttctagttcaggtctagttcagttctagtttagttctgttctaggacAAATCTAGTTCAATAGCTAATATTAGTTAAAAgtctgatttttattaaaaggtattttttttttgtgaaaattcgaACCCCAACTAGGTGGACCCATGTGAGTTACTTATGATTGATTGTGTGGTTGCCCTTACCTATGTCATATTTTTCCGCAAATTTTTAAGTTCgaattcaaataaataacatatttacatCTCCTAAAAAGGAGAGCTTtcgataattaattttttaatgattagttgttttattaaagATGATTTAAAAAACACATCTATTTTTAAGACGCTGCaagaattatttcaaattaaaatgtcagtGTTGTTAACACTGTCGTTGTATGTCCAgatatttttgcaataaaatagaTTTACTCACTTTTAAACAACCATCATGACCAACaaagttttagattttaaatagttaaaaccTAACACCGGAAtgggttaaattttataggttCAAATATTTTCCCATAAAGTACAAAACAAAGTAGTAAGTATTAATACTAAAAAGGGGTTCCATTTTACCATTAAAACGattggatttcttttttttttcattttgaatgtttttatttacattttcattaaaaaaattccctttttctattatcaatatatataaaaacaaatacggCTTTACTTAAAATACGAGCGTGAGAAAATGTCCCCTTTCACCAAAGCAATATAAGGTAAGAAACCACCATTGATCTTTAATTTACCATAACTTCTCTGTATTGCTGTCTTGTTATTAATATCATTAACCAAGAATTTtccgttttgtttttattttatctaataTGTTGGCATGATGGTTGTAAAaacagttttgtttattttcttttataaatttcattaataacaacattttctttgagCGCCTCAAATCATTATTAAAGCTCTTTTTAAATCATTtgtattattgtaaaatttataggaTGTCATTATTGTAGTTTTGGTTTAGACTTTGTAATTTGTAGTTTTAatgtataattataatatagaaTTTTATCTCATCACTTTTAAGTTTCATTAAGTTATGTGTATACATTTGGTTGCTGTTTAAATCAATCATTATATGTACTATAATTCTCTTTAACAGGGCCAATTCAAAATGAAGGCAATGTTCTTATTTTGAAtgctctttaaatttaaaactataaaatttt is part of the Lucilia cuprina isolate Lc7/37 chromosome 3, ASM2204524v1, whole genome shotgun sequence genome and harbors:
- the LOC111675338 gene encoding stromal interaction molecule homolog isoform X2, encoding MQFFQVLATFTLLSLSTHKCLVNSNSAPGDNKAGGNRFNTHLSAVDSGGQPPTASNHPRYQHIPPHQQQQPHHQQHHGQHQYAGHGGGGGHNMVGSGIHHPSHGAVIGSPHIYHPAPNSGHAEHKNTYNLLSEAMSQAVSNEFSSLGSGSADGACHADDLDCYNDQDRLGMEAIRSLHRQLDDDDNGNIDLSESDDFLREELKYDSGYEKRQKAFHFNDDMHISVKELWEAWLRSEVHNWTTEQTTDWLAQSVQLPQYVDLFKQHKVSGASLPRLAVNNMHYVSNVLGIKDPIHKQKIALKAMDVVLFGPPRETGTRWKDYILVTLLLSAIIGCWYAYQQNKNAKRHLRRMAQDMEGLQRAEQSLQEMQKELERARLEQENVATEKMDLERRLKEVPTLTSSNSDLEVQQLKKEIEMLRTELSRAEIELVDNCWAPPPQLQSWLQYTYELESKNHLKKRVSAEKQLQSAREACEKLRKKRSSLVGAFVSTHGKSIDDVDRSIVEARNSLGEVTNELQERLHRWKQIEQCLGMNIVNNNGLPYLESVLYGRNGGGGSGSSVKSSRARITSSSDDLDDESVQGLIDGYSRNSGLSASTLLNSSSTMGRDDSSGSEDNIESQSVQFYLGNAPPTPMLTAAPAVTPRTPLQQAPSFEVMNHVGNHNHTNSATAAAIASAAAATGQLQQQQQQQQHACNNDSVIHDLNRHSPSVSSERSDRSIPVPPRTKKHAHTNSISSTISSATTTTTTHSVTSVPPPPPPSGPIGRAPLPPPRKSNQSPLLRSQSSDLMAAKDLYNYLGRPQPLQPFNKNIQATNGAGSAAVSNNTKTKQMVKQHSTASQQSTSSTSSSVQSTGDQTSKQQSPSRLSTTSLERQIMTQHHQYHHQQQQQQHSHHPLTSSLLLDKDLLLTSSVTTLQSIGQLKTDSSLTDSNLSTESYHSDTQLNVSDKSNTENSAGTNSSSTLKKRKKGLRFGFGSKKSSSNSSAHDTSTKSK
- the LOC111675338 gene encoding stromal interaction molecule homolog isoform X1; its protein translation is MQFFQVLATFTLLSLSTHKCLVNSNSAPGDNKAGGNRFNTHLSAVDSGGQPPTASNHPRYQHIPPHQQQQPHHQQHHGQHQYAGHGGGGGHNMVGSGIHHPSHGAVIGSPHIYHPAPNSGHAEHKNTYNLLSEAMSQAVSNEFSSLGSGSADGACHADDLDCYNDQDRLGMEAIRSLHRQLDDDDNGNIDLSESDDFLREELKYDSGYEKRQKAFHFNDDMHISVKELWEAWLRSEVHNWTTEQTTDWLAQSVQLPQYVDLFKQHKVSGASLPRLAVNNMHYVSNVLGIKDPIHKQKIALKAMDVVLFGPPRETGTRWKDYILVTLLLSAIIGCWYAYQQNKNAKRHLRRMAQDMEGLQRAEQSLQEMQKELERARLEQENVATEKMDLERRLKEVPTLTSSNSDLEVQQLKKEIEMLRTELSRAEIELVDNCWAPPPQLQSWLQYTYELESKNHLKKRVSAEKQLQSAREACEKLRKKRSSLVGAFVSTHGKSIDDVDRSIVEARNSLGEVTNELQERLHRWKQIEQCLGMNIVNNNGLPYLESVLYGRNGGGGSGSSVKSSRARITSSSDDLDDESVQEIFYILPGLIDGYSRNSGLSASTLLNSSSTMGRDDSSGSEDNIESQSVQFYLGNAPPTPMLTAAPAVTPRTPLQQAPSFEVMNHVGNHNHTNSATAAAIASAAAATGQLQQQQQQQQHACNNDSVIHDLNRHSPSVSSERSDRSIPVPPRTKKHAHTNSISSTISSATTTTTTHSVTSVPPPPPPSGPIGRAPLPPPRKSNQSPLLRSQSSDLMAAKDLYNYLGRPQPLQPFNKNIQATNGAGSAAVSNNTKTKQMVKQHSTASQQSTSSTSSSVQSTGDQTSKQQSPSRLSTTSLERQIMTQHHQYHHQQQQQQHSHHPLTSSLLLDKDLLLTSSVTTLQSIGQLKTDSSLTDSNLSTESYHSDTQLNVSDKSNTENSAGTNSSSTLKKRKKGLRFGFGSKKSSSNSSAHDTSTKSK
- the LOC111675338 gene encoding stromal interaction molecule homolog isoform X5 — translated: MQFFQVLATFTLLSLSTHKCLVNSNSAPGDNKAGGNRFNTHLSAVDSGGQPPTASNHPRYQHIPPHQQQQPHHQQHHGQHQYAGHGGGGGHNMVGSGIHHPSHGAVIGSPHIYHPAPNSGHAEHKNTYNLLSEAMSQAVSNEFSSLGSGSADGACHADDLDCYNDQDRLGMEAIRSLHRQLDDDDNGNIDLSESDDFLREELKYDSGYEKRQKAFHFNDDMHISVKELWEAWLRSEVHNWTTEQTTDWLAQSVQLPQYVDLFKQHKVSGASLPRLAVNNMHYVSNVLGIKDPIHKQKIALKAMDVVLFGPPRETGTRWKDYILVTLLLSAIIGCWYAYQQNKNAKRHLRRMAQDMEGLQRAEQSLQEMQKELERARLEQENVATEKMDLERRLKEVPTLTSSNSDLEVQQLKKEIEMLRTELSRAEIELVDNCWAPPPQLQSWLQYTYELESKNHLKKRVSAEKQLQSAREACEKLRKKRSSLVGAFVSTHGKSIDDVDRSIVEARNSLGEVTNELQERLHRWKQIEQCLGMNIVNNNGLPYLESVLYGRNGGGGSGSSVKSSRARITSSSDDLDDESVQVLY
- the LOC111675338 gene encoding stromal interaction molecule homolog isoform X3, with translation MQFFQVLATFTLLSLSTHKCLVNSNSAPGDNKAGGNRFNTHLSAVDSGGQPPTASNHPRYQHIPPHQQQQPHHQQHHGQHQYAGHGGGGGHNMVGSGIHHPSHGAVIGSPHIYHPAPNSGHAEHKNTYNLLSEAMSQAVSNEFSSLGSGSADGACHADDLDCYNDQDRLGMEAIRSLHRQLDDDDNGNIDLSESDDFLREELKYDSGYEKRQKAFHFNDDMHISVKELWEAWLRSEVHNWTTEQTTDWLAQSVQLPQYVDLFKQHKVSGASLPRLAVNNMHYVSNVLGIKDPIHKQKIALKAMDVVLFGPPRETGTRWKDYILVTLLLSAIIGCWYAYQQNKNAKRHLRRMAQDMEGLQRAEQSLQEMQKELERARLEQENVATEKMDLERRLKEVPTLTSSNSDLEVQQLKKEIEMLRTELSRAEIELVDNCWAPPPQLQSWLQYTYELESKNHLKKRVSAEKQLQSAREACEKLRKKRSSLVGAFVSTHGKSIDDVDRSIVEARNSLGEVTNELQERLHRWKQIEQCLGMNIVNNNGLPYLESVLYGRNGGGGSGSSVKSSRARITSSSDDLDDESVQEIFYILPGLIDGYSRNSGLSASTLLNSSSTMGRDDSSGSEDNIESQSVQFYLGNAPPTPMLTAAPAVTPRTPLQQAPSFEVMNHVGNHNHTNSATAAAIASAAAATGQLQQQQQQQQHACNNDSPLLRSQSSDLMAAKDLYNYLGRPQPLQPFNKNIQATNGAGSAAVSNNTKTKQMVKQHSTASQQSTSSTSSSVQSTGDQTSKQQSPSRLSTTSLERQIMTQHHQYHHQQQQQQHSHHPLTSSLLLDKDLLLTSSVTTLQSIGQLKTDSSLTDSNLSTESYHSDTQLNVSDKSNTENSAGTNSSSTLKKRKKGLRFGFGSKKSSSNSSAHDTSTKSK
- the LOC111675338 gene encoding stromal interaction molecule homolog isoform X4, yielding MQFFQVLATFTLLSLSTHKCLVNSNSAPGDNKAGGNRFNTHLSAVDSGGQPPTASNHPRYQHIPPHQQQQPHHQQHHGQHQYAGHGGGGGHNMVGSGIHHPSHGAVIGSPHIYHPAPNSGHAEHKNTYNLLSEAMSQAVSNEFSSLGSGSADGACHADDLDCYNDQDRLGMEAIRSLHRQLDDDDNGNIDLSESDDFLREELKYDSGYEKRQKAFHFNDDMHISVKELWEAWLRSEVHNWTTEQTTDWLAQSVQLPQYVDLFKQHKVSGASLPRLAVNNMHYVSNVLGIKDPIHKQKIALKAMDVVLFGPPRETGTRWKDYILVTLLLSAIIGCWYAYQQNKNAKRHLRRMAQDMEGLQRAEQSLQEMQKELERARLEQENVATEKMDLERRLKEVPTLTSSNSDLEVQQLKKEIEMLRTELSRAEIELVDNCWAPPPQLQSWLQYTYELESKNHLKKRVSAEKQLQSAREACEKLRKKRSSLVGAFVSTHGKSIDDVDRSIVEARNSLGEVTNELQERLHRWKQIEQCLGMNIVNNNGLPYLESVLYGRNGGGGSGSSVKSSRARITSSSDDLDDESVQEIFYILPGLIDGYSRNSGLSASTLLNSSSTMGRDDSSGSEDNIESQSVQFYLGNAPPTPMLTAAPAVTPRTPLQQAPSFEVMNHVGNHNHTNSATAAAIASAAAATGQLQQQQQQQQHACNNDSVIHDLNRHSPSVSSERSDRSIPVPPRTKKHAHTNSISSTISSATTTTTTHSVTSVPPPPPPSGPIGRAPLPPPRKSNQRNQKQTST